The DNA segment TCTCGCACCGGTTGATTCAGCCGCACGGGCAGAATCTCGACGGAGTGTTCGGTCTGCTGGCCAATGTGGTGTGGACCAACTTCGGTCCCGCAGCGGTGGACGGTTTCGAGACGGTGCGCGCGAAGCTGCGCGCCCGCGGTCCGGTGACCGTGTACGGAGTCGACAAGTTCCCACGCCTGGTCGATTACGTCGTTCCCACTGGAGTTCGTATCGCCGACGCCGACCGCGTTCGCCTCGGCGCGCACTTGGCCAGCGGCACGACGGTCATGCACGAAGGCTTCGTCAACTTCAATGCCGGCACGCTCGGCAACTCGATGGTCGAGGGTCGCATCTCCGCGGGTGTCCTGGTCGGTGACGGTTCCGACGTGGGCGGCGGTGCGTCGATCATGGGCACGCTCTCCGGTGGCGGCAAGAACGTCATTTCCGTCGGGAAGAGCTGCTTGCTGGGCGCGAACTCCGGTCTCGGCATTTCGCTCGGTGACGACTGCGTCGTCGAGGCGGGGCTGTACATCACGGCAGGCACGAAGGTGAGTGGTCCGGATGGGACAGTGGTGAAGGCGGCAACATTGTCCGGTAAGTCCAACCTGCTGTTCCGTCGCAACTCGCTGTCGGGTGCGGTCGAGGTGGTGCCGTGGAAGGGCACCGGCGTCGAACTGAACGCGGCCTTGCACGCCAACGACTGAGAGTCCGCTTCACTCGAATCAGGCTGTCGAACAACCTCGTCCAGCCCCGCACC comes from the Rhodococcus sp. SBT000017 genome and includes:
- the dapD gene encoding 2,3,4,5-tetrahydropyridine-2,6-dicarboxylate N-succinyltransferase, coding for MSAQGASAVGIANITTSGVVLDTWFPSPELGSGFETGTVRLEGSDVPEELAALVGSDEARGVEVVAVRTSIASLDDAPIDAHDAYLRLHLLSHRLIQPHGQNLDGVFGLLANVVWTNFGPAAVDGFETVRAKLRARGPVTVYGVDKFPRLVDYVVPTGVRIADADRVRLGAHLASGTTVMHEGFVNFNAGTLGNSMVEGRISAGVLVGDGSDVGGGASIMGTLSGGGKNVISVGKSCLLGANSGLGISLGDDCVVEAGLYITAGTKVSGPDGTVVKAATLSGKSNLLFRRNSLSGAVEVVPWKGTGVELNAALHAND